ctgtatttttagccaacgacgtgagaacgtcaaaaacgatgaaccttcaagagaatttaaacgacacagacagtttaatcaagaaaaataaataacacagaagattttatagtggttcagccccgatcagtcggtaatagcctaatccacttagagttgtgattatagatctgtactcaagatcagatggactgagccaactgagtttcttcagtacagattgcaaaaatacaagaatcttttcaaataccagcactttctctctctagaatactcagacccaaattttctctctctagaaagaagaagcgtAAGTACCCCccctctaatcccataagccctctatttataggcttagggtcatacatctgatatcccctagaatcggggtattttattatatttattacatttaaattacaaaaaacattcaaaatgtaacaaaaccccccatttgtgggaagaatgagagattctcgcgtatctcgttgaagctgtttctgggaatcttgacttagtcctcctctagctagttgatccacctctcctactgaccactcatgcaagtgctggtcggacatgtgcatggtggtaggacatacacttctctcctctaacatggcactctcctctagcatgccatttctttatttggacaaccatgcacttgttggacatacgcataaagaccaaattcttgggctctcctcggaccacatccttggggtctcctaggaccactctcttgggttctcctcggaccaaagtcccttggggtctcctaggaccactctcttggtctcctaggaccaaagtcccttggggtctcctaggaccactctcttgggttctcctcggaccaaagtcccttgggctctcctaggatgcactctccttagttctcctaggatgcactctccttagctctcctaggatgcacttggcttggttatgacatctttcaagcagtccaaactcttcaccagtctaccgggtcacgttatcacaactctgaggagtcaataatgttgactattaatatgtcttttactgaccatgcactgccacttgtcacatttattgccacgtcattgatctccaatttttggggataacacttgcCATTACCCTTTTTCTTCTCACCCACGATCTCTCTAAGtcacctcttcttcttctatttttttttctctcattttttttgtAAGTGTTTGCTGTTTTTCAGAGAAGAAACAATGGTGAGAACTCGTGGAGCTTCCTCTAAGAAGACCCCTGCTTCTCAATCCCGAAAGCTACCATCTCCATCGCCTCCTCCATCTGTGTCAACGGCGCTTCCATCTGTTCCTGCACTTGCCACTTCTGTTGGGAAAACTTGCAAATCCAAGGCGCGCAAGAAGGTGTTCTCCCTCTCTAATGAACACCCCATGGTGTTTCTAGATATCACAGTTGACATTGTTGATGTTGCACCACCATCTGAAGTGGTGGTGCCCTCTCGAGCCAAGAACCCATCTCCTCTTCCGATTGATTCGTCTCTGACGGCTAGGGCAAAATCAAAATCtgtttcttcttcttccaaaGCTGCTGCTGCTGGGTTACTCAAACTGCCCTTGAAGTCGAGCCAGTCCAAGAAAAATTATGTGGCTCCCAAAAGGAAATTGGGGTTGGACACGTCTTCTTCCCCCTTGACTGCTGCCAAGAAAAGATTGAAGGCTCATCCCCCTTCTCTGTCTTCCTCTGAATCTGTCCCTGAGGAAGAAAAGTTTGAATCTGAAGCAACCCGTGATACCACCTTATCTGATGAAACGGTTCCTAACAATGCAGAATCAGAAGTTGAGTTTGATGAGCCAGAACAAGAAGACATTGTCCCCTCTAAACAAGAAGCCGAATCTGACTCAGAGCCAATTGCATCTCCTTTGTCATCAAAGGCTAAAGGGAAGAAACCTATTTCTGATCCTACACCTTCTCCAAAACGTTCAGGTGTAAATTTTAAACCCTATTCTTCAACTTTTTGTTATAATGATAATGCTCGCGATATGGTTCTCTATGCTCAAAGGAAATTTATCATTGAGAGAAATTATGTCTTGAGTGATCATCGGTCGTTTGGTGTGCAAACAATGCTTCAAGATCGAAAATGGACAGGTTCCTTGGTTAAATTTACTGGTTTTGTGGATGGAATagtcaaggaattctatgccaatcttACTAATGAAATTATTGAACCTAAATCTCCTCTGTATTATAAAGTGTTTGTTAGGGGCCAttggttctctttttctcctcaaGACATTGCTCATGCTTTGCATCTTCCTCTTGATGTCGAGGATGATGATGATCTTGCCACTCTTGACAAGGATACGGTTATCACTGAATTAGTAGGGCAAAAAATGGTATGGTCATCTAATACAGTCATCTCGGTCTCTAATCTCACCTACACTTATGCTGTCCTCCATAAGTTTGCCACAACGAATTGGAAACCCACTTCTCACACTACAACTATCTCATTTGACATGGCTTCGTTTTTGTACAAAGTGGGGACCGGTATTGGTATAAATTTGGCTATGGTTATTCATGATCAAATCATTGGGTTTCGAAAAGGTAATAGGAAAAACTTGAATCTTCCTTTTCCTCaagttatttataaagtgttgagtaTGCAGAAAAACGATCTCCAACACGATCAAGAAGACTTGGTGGCTCCCACTACTGCTGCTTCCTACAAGGTCTCTGCTCCTCCTACTGAAGCCACTGATGCTCCATCAACCAAGAAAGTCAAGCCCCAATCTCTGAAGTTTGCCTCGGATGACATTCCACATGCATCCCTCTCTATTCCCACAAATTCAGGACTTGTTGCTACAGAAATCGCTGCTGTTCGAGCCTCTGTTGATTCTTTGGCTGCTCGAGTGATGGCAATTGAAGGGCTACAATGTTCTGTGTTAGATGCTGTTCAAACTCTGTCCAAGGATCCAGTCGTTTagtttttcttatttttgttaCTGTCCTACGAACATTGATCCtctcttttgttttttgttttatggttctttggcttatttgaaagacacaaagggggagagtagatacttccaaaaacctgtttgtttgttgttttgtttaactctggaccttcttattttgagggggagttaagtctagtTTCGCTATATGTTTGTTATAAATCAATGCATGTGTTGCAGGGGGAGTTGTTTCTCTTTatttgtaactaacatttgtattgcaggtttttgaattaattttgtctatcaaattgccaaagggagagattgtaaaatccttattggcatatttgacaatattgacaaaattaattaaagaagaaTTTTCAAAAAttggtagtttcctgttttgttcaaatgtgtatttttataatcagattattatatatatgttaataaaataaatatataatttcctataaaagaatatattttcttgaaatggaaattattggtatttatttttatttttgatctgatttatttgtccagaaatcgtgtacagcttgcagagataaagaatatattgtttccttatttatttagggaaactgggtttaaaatctgtccaggttcaatgaatctgtttgaacagattgccagtctgtttgaacagattctgactttcctgttttggaagattttctaTTTATTAGCttattggtttctgatttgttttctacgacctaaagggattctaaaaagtatataatcatccttaggtcgctgGTTTTCGATTATCTCTCTTGGTatattccaaatatttttcaagttttagagagactttttattatgtgaagaacttgagtccagcaagttcttagtggtttattacaatgtacttctgtattgttttctttgtgctaattgtgcaggttgaacacacttggacattattcatcaagcttcgggagaagtcttgttcgtgagtcacttttcgggaggaaaagtgcaagtgttatgatttgaagggagttcaagattttagcacttcagaaatttgattaggagtttagattacaacagttgcgacaaattcaagagtgagtctttatttgtataagtcgattttgttttgtaatcgtttagatattcttataataaatttcattctctgggcgtggccccgtagactagtagcaatctgcaaagattactgataccacgtataatttcgtgtgttctttaccttatattcgtttttatcttctggtgataaactgtttaaacatatctggatTCTGTTCAAACCGTCTCTGTGtccgtttaaacatttctgtaacagttcagcaattaattatttaatttaaataattaagttggttatcataaaaaaaaaaaaaaacagaatttcaatccTCTTCAACTACACCGCACGCTGAACAACCCTTAGATCATGAAGAGTTGCGGTGTGGAGAATGGCAGGTTTTTCCGAGTATCAACAAGGTCATTTTATGAAAGAAGAGATGGGTGGGATTGGTAAGTAGGTGAATGAAGATTCACAACGTACGCCTGGCCTGGTGAACAAGTCTCGAAGCATCTGGACTTGGCGTCCCAACCAAAACGCGCGAGTTTCATCACTTCTCATATATAtcttatatacatatacatatacatatacatatacatatacgcACAACTTGATATATAGTCTGTTCTTGATCGATGATTGGAATCACCAGTCTCTTTGCTCGGCTCCATACAGAATTTGAGAGGGTTGTTTTTGTGATTATTAATGTAATTTAGTTCTGAAAACGTACGAGATATGGcgttaagaaaataaaaagtgattaataaattaataaggtTGTGTTGTGGGAATGGGAAGGCGGTGGCACGTGGTTTGGATTTTGGGATGGAAATTATTGAATGAGACAGCGACAAGGTCATCACGTTCAATGAGATCTGTCGAGTGTCTACTGTCTTGTTTGGTGGGCTCCATTAACCTCGGACGTGCGATGCATGAAACTCTCTCTGATGTTGCCACGTTCGATCGGACATGGCCCAACCCAACTCTGCACATGCCTACATATTCtccttattattatatatatccTATGCATATACATGGCAGTGTGAAACTAAGACTCATGATGATCATCATGTTTAATTACCATAACCCTTCTTCTACTTTTTCTTAATATGTGTGTCATGTTTGTTTGTTAATGACCAGGAGATGTTCCTTTGTCAGATTATGTAATgcaatgagaaaaaaaaataccattgAATTATCAGTCATCATGATAAGTGTGTAGTTATTGTAtctattttatgaatatttaatttTAGGGAAATGTTAAATTATACTAATAGTATGTAATACattcatatattttaatttaataattgttATAAAAAATTGTTAAGTATTCATGAAGCGTCACTCATAATAATGTTGGCACCATTAATGTATAATAACAATATTCttatttttaagtttattatGTGGGGAAGAAATTAAATGAGACAATGAATTAAGATCCATTTTGGTTTATGCTAGCGAATAAATATTATATGACTAAATCATCATTGaataatatatgtatgtataagaCTAAAACAAATCCCAACTCTTAAAGGTTGGAAAAACCAAATTAAGTTGGAATGAGATGATACCTAATTGTGAAGACTTCATCAGAAGCCAACTACTTCAataaattatcattattattatgagcatgaatgtttttataattattaaatatgtagggATACCTATATCCATCAAAAATTTGGAGGGCAATTCCTTCTAGATACGTAAATATATGTTATAAGCATGTGGATTTTAGCATTACGGAGAATAATTCAATTACTAATAATTTACTATCAATGACAAGGTCTCCTCTTTTCCAAGTAACAATAATAATTTtcctttcaaattaattaaataataaaaaaaagtggAAGAGAAAGTGTTTGTCGAGATGCCATTGTGCGTGAGAGGATCAtgactttatttaaaaactaataTGATTATGTCGTTTCAAAAATAAAAACagtaagaagaagaaaataaatagaaagaAATGGAAAAGTTATATATATCTTTCTCTCTCCATAATTTAGTCCGTTGTTTGCGCATTTGAATTTGGAACAAGGCccattattctttttattattcattATAGACTcgtgggtattttgggaaacaaaGCATTTCGTATCCTAGCTCAatgaagggtatttttggaattaaaaaaagaaaaagatttgAGCAATATAAGATAGGAGAAAGAGCCCAATGAAAACTCCAAAAAGTCTCTCCATTTCGGATTTTGCCAACTTGCATTCACTTGAACACGTCAACACGTTATCAAAGCATTTTAAAAATATggaatttctttattttgtgaaATTGAAACGAGGAAAGGAAAGCGTGTAATAAAGCCATATCATAAATAATTCATAAAAAATAaggtaattatttttatttgtctTTCTATTTTCATTAATTTTACATTTATGGTAACATCGGAAAGGCGAAAACCCCATTACACCCTTTGTCCCATTTTGAACTGTATCACACAaatattttttccaaaaaaaacaaTATTTCAAAGAAGCAATGCAGCTTAGCTAATAAGACATGTTGAGAGAAAATAGGGAAATGGTAATACTATTACTAAAAAGCCAGCAACACCCAACTCAGTCCTCCCTTTCTTTCTACACGTTCTTCATAACGCCCCCAAACACTCAGAACCTTctcacttggttttttttttttttataagatccTCCTTCTCAATTTAATAGAATAAACCCATTAATATTTACTGGGCTAGAGGCTAGGGAAAAAAAAGTGacctttttttattttgttttgttttagttttgGGGGGTTGaagttttttaaatattaaaaagacTTGAATCATGGCCTGTTAGTGCTTGTTGTCTGAAAAACTCGTTTACttatttctttctcttctcttctctaaaGTTTGCCATGTTTATGCTCAATCTCATGGATAGCCAACAATTCACAGTTGCAGAGCAAAGCAAAGAGATACCCTTTTGAATTGACCGATTCCCAACTTCACCCCATCCAAACAAAAcgccttctttctttccttttctcaCAGATCTCACTATACACTTTCAGCATTATATATCAAAACGGAGGTAAATCTTACTTTTCTGTTTTGTTTTTGGGTTCTCTTTCATTTTTGTAGCTTAGCATGGTACCAAGATTGTCTTCCTTCGATTTCCTACCGCTCTGTTTGTTTGGTTGCTGAGAAAAATATCTTAGTGAAAACGACTCTTTTTGTGGGACTTTGATTTGTAATGGTAGTTAATCACTTATTGTGATGTGGGGTTTTTTCAagatcttctttttcttttttgaatttttatttttaaaacatttcAAACTTGGACCTGGGCGGGTTGGTTTGGTAATAAATGAGAAGCTTTATGCTTTCTGACGATTAAAGGGAAAAAAAGTTGggatcttttattttatttttcaagattAAGAATAATAGTAGCAAAAGCTTCTGCTAAACACTGCTGCCAGGGGCAATTGATGaagtaaaaattaaaatgatGATGCTCCTTAAATTTaatgttttttcttttatttccatAGACTAGTAGCAGATTTGTGGATCAGATCAGCCATTATTATATGTTCTGTTTGTTTGATTAGTCCTGGGCTTTGATCAAATTTAAGGTTTGGTTTTAATAACTTGGGGTTTTCAGTTCCAGTTATGAGCTTTTAAAAGGTAGTGCTGACTGACCAGCTCTTAGCTATGCTTTAAATGGTGCTAATTGAGTTTGAATTTATGTTCTATGTCAACTTTTAGGATCTAAAATAGGTGATTGAAGATGACATCCAAGTCCTTCAAGGGGAGCCGATCAAATGTATCGGCGAGTTCTGATATGCTTGATGGGAAGCCACCATTGCCTCCACAGGTGACATTTGCACGGAGAACATCCTCAGGCCGCTATGTTAGCTACTCAAGGGATGATCTTGATAGTGAACTTGGGAGCCAAGACTTTATGAACTATACAGTCCACATACCTCCCACCCCGGACAACCAGCCCATGGATCCATCAATCTCACAAAAGGTTGAAGAGCAATACGTGTCCAATTCCCTATTTACAGGGGGGTTCAACAGTGTTACCCGAGCTCATCTTATGGACAAGGTGATTGAATCTGAAGCAAACCATCCTCAGATGGCTGGAGCAAAGGGTTCTTCCTGTGCAATTCCTGGCTGTGATGCCAAAGTGATGAGTGATGAACGTGGTGCTGATATTCTCCCTTGCGAGTGTGATTTCAAGATTTGTCGAGATTGCTATATTGACGCTGTCAAAACTGGCGGTGGCATTTGTCCAGGATGCAAGGAATCATATAAGAACACTGATTTGGATGAGATTGCTGTGGATAATAATGCTCGGCCACTTCCACTTCCTCCTCCCACTGGGATGTCTAAAATGGAAAGGAGGTTGTCTTTGATGAAATCAACAAAGTCCGGTTTGATGAGGAGTCAAACTGGGGACTTTGATCACAACCGGTGGTTGTTTGAAACTAAGGGGACTTATGGATATGGGAATGCCATTTGGCCTAAGGAAGGGGGTTTTGGAAATGGTAAAAATGATGAAGCCTCTGAACCAACCGAATTAATGAGTAAACCATGGAGGCCTCTTACACGGAAGTTAAAGATACCTGCTGCTATTCTAAGTCCAtataggtaaaaaaaaaaaaggtcttTCTTAGATTAAAAAGTTAACTTTCCCATTTTTGGATACCAAAGTGATTAAATTCAAAAGGTTCAGACATTATGTCAACTATTATTCTTAATATTCAATCTAGAGGTTTTGTCTATTTGGCTTCCTTTCAAGCTCATTATTTGCACTATATGTATTTATGCTGATGAGTGTTTTCATTTCCCTTGCTTATGTGTTACCAGGCTTCTAATTGTTGTTCGTATGGTGGTCCTTGGTTTGTTTTTGTCGTGGAGGGTCAAGCATAAGAATGAAGATGCCATTTGGCTGTGGGGAATGTCTGTTGTTTGTGAGATTTGGTTTGCTTTTTCGTGGCTTCTTGATCAATTGCCCAAGCTCTGTCCAATCAATCGTGCAACCGATCTCAATGTATTGAAGGACAAATTTGAAACACCTAGCCCAAACAACCCCACTGGAAAGTCGGACCTTCCGGGGATTGATATTTTCGTATCTACTGCAGATCCTGAGAAAGAACCTCCACTTGTCACTTCTAACACCATCCTCTCCATTTTAGCTGCCGACTATCCAGTTGAAAAGCTTGCTTGCTATGTTTCTGATGATGGAGGCGCACTCCTGACCTTTGAAGCCATGGCTGAAGCTGCCAGCTTTGCCAATATATGGGTCCCATTCTGCCGTAAACATAACATCGAGCCTAGAAATCCTGAATCTTACTTCAACTTAAAGAGAGATCCTTACAAGAACAAAGTGAAGCCTGACTTTGTCAAGGATCGAAGGAGGGTAAAGCGTGAGTATGATGAGTTCAAGGTTCGCATTAATGGACTTCCTGAATCGATTCGCCGTCGTTCTGATGCCTATCATGCTCGTGAGGAGATCAAAGCTATGAAGCTTCAGAGACAGAACAGGGAAGATGAACCAATAGAAAGTGCGAAAATTCCCAAGGCGACATGGATGGCTGATGGAACTCATTGGCCAGGGACTTGGTTGACTCCTGGACCTGAGCATTCGAAAGGAGACCATGCTGGTATTATACAGGTACCTAGATAGCCCTGTCAAAATACTTTTCTTTTTCCAGTTTGCTGATGGTTAGATTTGCGAGATTTAACATGTTTTGTCTCCCCATTGATGCAGGTGATGTTAAAACCTCCCAGTGATGAGCCACTTATTGGAACTGCTGATGATTCTGGGTTCATTGACCTCACTGATGTTGATATCCGTCTTCCTCTACTTGTTTATGTTTCTCGTGAGAAACGTCCAGGCTATGATCACAACAAGAAAGCAGGAGCTATGAATGCCCTGGTTAGGGCCTCTGCTATTATGTCCAATGGCCCATTTATCCTCAACCTTGACTGTGATCACTACATTTACAACTCTCAGGCAATGAGGGAAGGCATGTGCTTCATGATGGATCGTGGGGGTGACCGCCTTTGCTATGTCCAGTTCCCTCAGAGGTTTGAGGGCATTGACCCTTCAGATCGATATGCCAATCACAACACTGTCTTCTTTGATGTTAACATGCGGGCCCTTGATGGGCTTCAGGGTCCAGTGTATGTCGGAACTGGTTGCCTCTTTCGTAGGATTGCCCTTTATGGATTTGACCCTCCTCGTGCAAAAGAACACCATCCAGGTTGTTGCAGCTGCTGCTTTGGTCGTAAGAAAAAGCATGTTTCAGTTGGAACCACACTTGAAGAGCACAGAGCTCTAAGAATGGGTGATTCTGATGATGAAGAGATGAATCTCTCCTTGCTCCCTAAGAGGTTTGGGAACTCTACTTTCCTCATTGATTCAATCCCAGTAGCAGAGTTCCAAGGTCGTCCTCTTGCTGACCACCCAGCTGTGAAGAATGGACGCCCCCCAGGTGCTTTGACCATTCCCCGTGATCTTCTTGATGCATCAACTGTTGCCGAAGCTATCAGTGTCATCTCCTGTTGGTACGAAGACAAGACTGAGTGGGGACAGCGAGTTGGCTGGATTTACGGATCTGTTACTGAAGATGTGGTTACAGGATATAGGATGCACAACAGAGGATGGAAATCAGTTTATTGTGTGACAAAGCGTGATGCCTTCCGTGGAACTGCTCCAATCAATCTAACCGATAGGCTGCATCAGGTCCTCCGATGGGCTACTGGCTCTGTTGAGATTTTTTTCTCCCGCAACAACGCCCTCCTTGCCAGCCCAAGAATGAAGGTTCTTCAAAGAATTGCATATCTCAATGTTGGAATTTACCCCTTCACCTCAATCTTCCTTATTGTGTACTGCTTCCTCCCAGCGCTTTCGCTCTTCTCTGGTCAGTTCATTGTCCAAACTCTCAACGTCACTTTCCTCACCTATCTCCTTGTCATCACTGTCACTCTATGCATGCTCGCGGTGCTTGAGATCAAATGGTCAGGCATTGAGCTAGAAGAATGGTGGAGAAATGAGCAGTTCTGGTTGATTGGGGGAACTAGTGCTCACCTTGCTGCAGTGCTTCAGGGTCTGCTGAAAGTTGTTGCTGGTATTGAAATCTCTTTCACCTTGACATCAAAATCAGCTGGTGATGATCTGGATGATGAGTTTGCTGATCTCTACATAGTCAAATGGACATCTCTCATGATACCGCCAATCACGATCATGATGGTCAACTTGATTGCCATAGCAGTCGGGTTTAGTCGGACGATATACAGTGTGATACCACAGTGGAGCCGCTTAATCGGTggagttttctttagtttctgggTTTTGGCTCATCTCTACCCGTTTGCCAAAGGGTTGATGGGGAGACGGGGAAGGACGCCGACCATTGTTTTTGTATGGTCGGGATTAATTGCAATCACCATTTCCCTTCTTTGGGTTGCAATCAATCCTCCTGCTGGTAATACCCAAATTGGAGGCTCATTCCAGTTCCCTTGATAGAAGACAAGTAAAAGTATTCTTTGTTGTTGTTGCGAAAGTAagttcattcattcatcaaagaTATTCCTTCATTCATTCATTTTACTTCAATTCAAACGAgagttgatattatgctat
This genomic interval from Humulus lupulus chromosome 8, drHumLupu1.1, whole genome shotgun sequence contains the following:
- the LOC133798754 gene encoding cellulose synthase-like protein D3 gives rise to the protein MTSKSFKGSRSNVSASSDMLDGKPPLPPQVTFARRTSSGRYVSYSRDDLDSELGSQDFMNYTVHIPPTPDNQPMDPSISQKVEEQYVSNSLFTGGFNSVTRAHLMDKVIESEANHPQMAGAKGSSCAIPGCDAKVMSDERGADILPCECDFKICRDCYIDAVKTGGGICPGCKESYKNTDLDEIAVDNNARPLPLPPPTGMSKMERRLSLMKSTKSGLMRSQTGDFDHNRWLFETKGTYGYGNAIWPKEGGFGNGKNDEASEPTELMSKPWRPLTRKLKIPAAILSPYRLLIVVRMVVLGLFLSWRVKHKNEDAIWLWGMSVVCEIWFAFSWLLDQLPKLCPINRATDLNVLKDKFETPSPNNPTGKSDLPGIDIFVSTADPEKEPPLVTSNTILSILAADYPVEKLACYVSDDGGALLTFEAMAEAASFANIWVPFCRKHNIEPRNPESYFNLKRDPYKNKVKPDFVKDRRRVKREYDEFKVRINGLPESIRRRSDAYHAREEIKAMKLQRQNREDEPIESAKIPKATWMADGTHWPGTWLTPGPEHSKGDHAGIIQVMLKPPSDEPLIGTADDSGFIDLTDVDIRLPLLVYVSREKRPGYDHNKKAGAMNALVRASAIMSNGPFILNLDCDHYIYNSQAMREGMCFMMDRGGDRLCYVQFPQRFEGIDPSDRYANHNTVFFDVNMRALDGLQGPVYVGTGCLFRRIALYGFDPPRAKEHHPGCCSCCFGRKKKHVSVGTTLEEHRALRMGDSDDEEMNLSLLPKRFGNSTFLIDSIPVAEFQGRPLADHPAVKNGRPPGALTIPRDLLDASTVAEAISVISCWYEDKTEWGQRVGWIYGSVTEDVVTGYRMHNRGWKSVYCVTKRDAFRGTAPINLTDRLHQVLRWATGSVEIFFSRNNALLASPRMKVLQRIAYLNVGIYPFTSIFLIVYCFLPALSLFSGQFIVQTLNVTFLTYLLVITVTLCMLAVLEIKWSGIELEEWWRNEQFWLIGGTSAHLAAVLQGLLKVVAGIEISFTLTSKSAGDDLDDEFADLYIVKWTSLMIPPITIMMVNLIAIAVGFSRTIYSVIPQWSRLIGGVFFSFWVLAHLYPFAKGLMGRRGRTPTIVFVWSGLIAITISLLWVAINPPAGNTQIGGSFQFP